In Haloarcula halophila, a single window of DNA contains:
- the trxA gene encoding thioredoxin encodes MSDNDTIEELREQKIENLQSNGDTGTHSPADPIRIGSSADLSEAVERYDVVVADFYADWCGPCQMIAPVVEEIAAETPAAVAKIDVDANQQLAGEYGVRGVPTLVLFADGESVEQLVGVQQKDELVAKIEQYSS; translated from the coding sequence ATGAGCGACAACGACACCATCGAAGAACTCAGGGAACAGAAGATCGAGAACCTGCAGTCCAACGGTGATACCGGAACGCACAGCCCTGCCGATCCGATCCGGATCGGTTCGAGCGCGGATCTCTCCGAGGCCGTCGAGCGTTACGACGTCGTGGTAGCTGATTTCTACGCCGACTGGTGTGGCCCGTGTCAGATGATCGCGCCGGTCGTCGAGGAGATCGCAGCGGAGACTCCGGCGGCGGTCGCGAAGATCGACGTCGACGCGAACCAGCAACTCGCCGGCGAGTACGGCGTCCGGGGGGTCCCGACACTGGTCCTGTTCGCCGACGGCGAGTCGGTCGAGCAGCTTGTCGGGGTCCAGCAGAAGGACGAACTCGTCGCCAAGATCGAGCAGTACAGCTCCTGA
- a CDS encoding ABC transporter ATP-binding protein: MSTIELQNLQKRYDDVRAVKGIDLTVRDGEFLVVVGPSGCGKSTTLRTIAGLESATDGEILLGGEVVTDRPPKERSVAMVFQNYALYPHMSAAQNMRFGMKSVGDYSTEEIERRVDDAAETLDIEDLLDRKPEALSGGERQRVAIGRALVREPDVFLLDEPLSNLDAKLRVQMRAELLKLHRDLDATTVYVTHDQTEAMTLGDRVAVLNEGRLQQVAAPQELYDYPANRFVAEFVGEPAMNVFTTGLRHHDERVVVDHDGFTVTLPAADRIPATDDEVAFGVRPEDISLAANCPSGSETFTATVTVREPLGELLLLHCDVGGGELRTKVEPRSEIYPGDTVELGFDDDRLHLFDIESGEALYHSAPQPAGTSVEPSDAVPTQSR, from the coding sequence ATGAGCACGATCGAACTACAGAACCTACAGAAGCGATACGACGACGTTCGCGCGGTGAAAGGCATCGATCTGACGGTCCGTGACGGCGAGTTTCTCGTCGTCGTCGGCCCCTCCGGCTGTGGGAAGTCGACCACGCTGCGGACGATCGCCGGCCTCGAATCGGCGACCGACGGGGAGATACTGCTCGGCGGCGAGGTGGTCACCGACCGACCACCCAAGGAGCGGAGCGTCGCGATGGTGTTCCAGAACTACGCGCTGTACCCGCACATGTCCGCGGCCCAGAACATGCGTTTCGGGATGAAATCCGTCGGCGACTACTCGACCGAGGAGATCGAGCGTCGGGTCGATGACGCCGCCGAGACGCTCGACATCGAGGACCTACTGGACCGGAAACCCGAGGCGCTGTCCGGCGGCGAGCGCCAGCGCGTGGCGATCGGCCGCGCGCTCGTCCGTGAACCCGACGTGTTCCTGCTGGACGAACCCCTCTCGAACCTCGACGCGAAGCTCCGGGTCCAGATGCGGGCCGAACTCCTGAAACTCCACCGCGATCTGGACGCCACGACAGTGTACGTCACCCACGATCAAACCGAGGCGATGACACTCGGTGACCGCGTCGCGGTGTTGAACGAGGGTCGGTTACAGCAGGTCGCAGCCCCACAGGAACTCTACGACTACCCGGCCAACCGGTTCGTCGCGGAGTTCGTCGGCGAACCGGCGATGAACGTGTTCACGACCGGCCTTCGACACCACGACGAACGAGTGGTCGTCGACCACGACGGGTTCACGGTCACGCTTCCCGCGGCGGACCGCATCCCGGCGACCGACGACGAAGTCGCCTTCGGCGTCCGTCCCGAAGACATCTCTCTGGCAGCGAACTGTCCGTCCGGTTCGGAGACGTTCACGGCGACCGTCACCGTCCGGGAACCACTCGGCGAGTTGTTGTTGCTACACTGTGACGTCGGTGGTGGCGAACTCCGGACCAAGGTCGAACCCCGGAGCGAGATCTACCCCGGCGACACCGTCGAACTCGGGTTCGACGACGACCGGCTCCACCTGTTCGACATCGAGTCGGGGGAAGCGCTGTATCACTCGGCACCACAACCGGCGGGAACCAGCGTGGAACCCAGCGACGCCGTGCCGACGCAGTCCCGGTAA
- a CDS encoding helix-turn-helix domain-containing protein — protein MPDSMSEYLQQDMDCEGLLECFHGLKQLDREVFGHITAAGGSMTVEEIAEAVDRDHSTAYRSVQRLLDAGFIQKEQVNYDHGGYYHVYHPTDPDEMAEDMQRMLNDWYAKMGQLIREFREKYDQPQSVPTE, from the coding sequence ATGCCAGATTCGATGAGTGAGTACCTCCAGCAGGATATGGACTGTGAAGGGTTGTTGGAGTGTTTCCACGGACTAAAGCAGTTAGACCGGGAGGTCTTCGGGCACATCACGGCTGCGGGTGGTTCGATGACTGTCGAGGAGATCGCGGAAGCAGTCGACCGGGACCACTCGACCGCCTATCGGTCCGTCCAACGACTGCTCGACGCGGGGTTTATCCAGAAAGAGCAGGTCAACTACGACCACGGCGGCTACTACCACGTCTACCATCCGACCGACCCCGACGAGATGGCCGAGGACATGCAGCGGATGCTCAACGACTGGTACGCGAAGATGGGGCAACTGATCCGGGAGTTCCGCGAGAAATACGACCAGCCACAGTCTGTCCCCACAGAATAG
- a CDS encoding aldo/keto reductase codes for METRPLGDTGHDSSVMTFGAIALSLLEQEGANQMVELVLDHGVNHFDVAPAYGDAELKLGPKLRQHREDIFLGCKTQERGYEGAKRKLDRSLDRLGVDHIDLYQVHGLEYDSELDEITGEDGALRAFREAKETGKIGHIGLTSHGNPGLIRDAIDRIDDLETLMFPLNPVVVGKDDAEHDYAGVLQAAEEAGIGTLGIKAFAKGRWPSTDDLPETDRPYANWYEPVDSPEEIAERFDFAASRGLTSVVSPGDPKLVAMVLQAASQYDGMDEAAQRSLVERLRHDESPVPEQLHH; via the coding sequence ATGGAGACGAGACCACTCGGCGACACCGGACACGACAGCAGCGTCATGACCTTCGGTGCGATCGCGCTCAGCTTGCTAGAACAGGAGGGTGCCAACCAGATGGTCGAACTGGTGTTGGACCACGGCGTCAACCACTTCGACGTGGCACCGGCCTACGGCGACGCGGAGCTGAAACTCGGACCGAAACTCCGCCAGCACCGCGAGGATATCTTCCTGGGCTGTAAGACACAGGAGCGAGGGTACGAGGGCGCGAAACGGAAACTAGACCGTTCGCTGGACCGGCTCGGCGTCGATCACATCGACCTCTATCAGGTCCACGGCCTGGAGTACGACTCGGAACTCGACGAGATCACGGGCGAGGACGGGGCGTTGCGGGCGTTCCGGGAGGCCAAGGAGACCGGAAAGATCGGCCATATCGGACTCACGAGCCACGGCAACCCCGGGCTGATTCGCGATGCGATCGATCGCATCGACGACCTGGAGACGCTGATGTTCCCGCTGAACCCGGTGGTCGTCGGAAAAGACGACGCCGAACACGACTACGCCGGAGTGTTACAGGCCGCCGAGGAAGCCGGGATCGGGACGCTCGGGATCAAAGCGTTCGCGAAGGGTCGGTGGCCCTCGACCGACGACCTCCCCGAGACCGACCGGCCGTACGCGAACTGGTACGAACCGGTCGACTCCCCCGAGGAGATCGCCGAACGGTTCGACTTCGCCGCCTCGCGTGGCCTGACAAGCGTCGTCAGCCCCGGCGACCCGAAACTGGTCGCGATGGTCCTCCAGGCCGCCAGTCAGTACGACGGCATGGACGAGGCGGCCCAGCGCTCGCTCGTCGAACGGCTCCGCCACGACGAGAGCCCGGTGCCGGAACAACTCCACCACTGA
- a CDS encoding DUF302 domain-containing protein, which translates to MLPIDPTTIDPADIGEKRTTLEMDHEEAVEHVRETFADAGFGFPAEFSPSELLNEKVDADRAPYYVLGACNPAVADRALDASDNRLGGLFPCNVVVWQEEPGLQTVYHVSIMRLARLTGMAPDDDEMADIIDQTGELVEEAYENL; encoded by the coding sequence ATGCTCCCAATCGATCCGACGACTATCGACCCGGCAGATATCGGCGAGAAGCGGACGACACTGGAGATGGACCACGAGGAAGCCGTCGAACACGTCCGCGAGACGTTCGCGGACGCCGGATTCGGGTTCCCGGCCGAGTTCTCCCCGTCGGAGCTACTCAACGAGAAAGTCGACGCCGACCGTGCCCCCTACTACGTCCTGGGCGCGTGTAACCCGGCGGTCGCCGACCGGGCCCTGGACGCTTCCGACAACCGGCTCGGCGGGCTCTTCCCCTGTAACGTCGTCGTCTGGCAGGAGGAACCCGGTCTCCAGACGGTCTATCACGTCAGCATCATGCGCCTCGCCCGGTTGACCGGGATGGCTCCGGACGACGACGAGATGGCCGACATCATCGACCAGACCGGCGAACTCGTCGAGGAAGCGTACGAGAACCTCTAG
- a CDS encoding carbohydrate ABC transporter permease yields MSTQTKPYDSIPQAAVLLLPTAVVLVAFLYYPGLETFRLSLYETLFLGQQTNWVGLGNFAELATSSAYHNSFLITVLFAAIVVVGTLSLSLVISYMLFHVEVGSSTYLVAAIWPYALPPAVAAILLNFLLHPNLGIFTHYLELLTPFTLDWFNSGPQAFGVVAVVAIWKQLGYNIIFLVAALNNVPESLRETARIDGVGHLRLLYKVYIPLVSPTLVFLAVMNTIYSFFSTFPLVDLMTSGGPSDATNFLIFKLYRDAFEFSSLGLASAESVVLFVLVAILMYGQIRLSDEYAQYGV; encoded by the coding sequence ATGTCGACCCAAACGAAACCGTACGATTCCATCCCGCAGGCTGCCGTTCTCCTCCTCCCGACAGCGGTGGTGCTGGTCGCGTTCCTCTACTATCCGGGTCTGGAGACGTTCCGGCTGAGCCTGTACGAGACGCTGTTTCTGGGCCAACAGACCAACTGGGTCGGCCTCGGGAACTTCGCCGAGCTAGCGACCTCGTCGGCCTACCACAACAGTTTCCTGATCACGGTCCTGTTCGCGGCGATCGTCGTCGTCGGGACCCTCTCGCTGTCGCTCGTGATCAGCTACATGCTCTTTCACGTCGAGGTCGGTTCCTCGACGTATCTCGTCGCGGCCATCTGGCCGTACGCGCTCCCACCGGCTGTAGCGGCTATCCTGCTGAACTTCCTCCTCCATCCGAACCTCGGTATCTTCACCCACTATCTGGAACTGCTGACGCCGTTCACGCTCGATTGGTTCAACAGCGGCCCCCAGGCGTTCGGGGTCGTCGCGGTCGTCGCCATCTGGAAGCAGTTGGGCTACAACATCATCTTCCTCGTGGCGGCACTGAACAACGTCCCCGAGAGCCTCCGGGAGACGGCACGGATCGACGGCGTCGGGCACCTCCGACTGCTGTACAAGGTGTATATCCCGCTCGTCTCCCCGACGCTCGTCTTCCTCGCCGTGATGAACACGATCTACTCCTTCTTCTCGACGTTCCCGCTCGTGGACCTGATGACCAGCGGCGGACCGAGCGACGCGACGAACTTCCTCATCTTCAAGCTCTACCGTGACGCCTTCGAGTTCAGCAGTCTGGGCCTGGCGTCGGCCGAATCAGTCGTGCTGTTCGTCCTCGTGGCGATCCTGATGTACGGGCAGATCAGACTCTCGGACGAGTACGCACAGTACGGGGTGTGA
- a CDS encoding class I SAM-dependent methyltransferase, with translation MGFHTFDAERAADLEDLSRFRYCSRDELLGHMAVDREAVVADLGSGTGFYTDEVAPFVGSVYAVDVQAEMHDYYRSKGMPENVDPVTSDIASLPFADGELDAAFSTMTFHEFATPESLRELDRVTADGGRVVTVDWTAEGTGEPGPPLDERYDAAAAVEKFQAAGFTVDHSVERPDTFVVVATS, from the coding sequence ATGGGGTTTCACACGTTCGACGCGGAGCGGGCCGCCGACCTCGAAGACCTCTCGCGGTTCCGGTACTGTTCACGGGACGAACTGCTCGGTCACATGGCAGTCGACCGGGAGGCAGTCGTCGCGGACCTGGGGAGCGGAACCGGGTTCTACACGGACGAGGTCGCGCCGTTCGTCGGGAGCGTCTACGCGGTCGACGTCCAGGCGGAGATGCACGACTACTACCGGTCGAAGGGGATGCCGGAGAACGTCGACCCGGTGACCAGCGACATCGCCTCGCTCCCGTTCGCCGACGGGGAACTCGACGCCGCGTTCTCGACGATGACCTTCCACGAGTTCGCGACCCCGGAGAGTCTGCGGGAACTCGACCGTGTGACGGCCGACGGCGGCCGTGTCGTCACGGTCGACTGGACGGCGGAAGGGACCGGTGAGCCGGGACCGCCCCTGGACGAGCGCTACGACGCCGCGGCGGCAGTCGAGAAATTCCAGGCGGCGGGCTTTACCGTCGACCACAGCGTGGAACGGCCCGACACCTTCGTCGTCGTCGCGACCAGTTGA
- a CDS encoding PQQ-dependent sugar dehydrogenase, whose product MTDDRTRRRYLATLAGVATVGMAGCTTDSGGETPTGTQTDPDTGTGQTATTASTELPDAVGLDPLTTALSAPLDVVFPSDIDARYIAQQEGIVARHGPDGLASTPFLDLRDAVTTGGEKGVLGLALHPEFEQNRRFYVRYSAPGRPGLPSGYSHTFVLSEFRATDDGTRARRDSERTLLEIHQPQSNHNAGSIAFGPDGYLYVGVGDGGAGGDQGRGHVEDWYDGVGGGNGQDVTENLLGSILRIDVDNHDDGRAYAIPKENPLVGRTGLDEQYAWGLRNPWRFSFDGSEFFVGDVGQGRFEEVDLVERGGNYGWNVREGTHCYQASECPDRTPDSVRGGEPLRDPIVEYPHEGAPVSGLSVIGGYVYRGDALPSLDGRYVFGDYVAQGRLFVASRPAAGRQWPTTTLPVREEDTGKLAQVRSFGRDADGELYVVTNGESDAGLHRIVPA is encoded by the coding sequence ATGACCGACGACCGTACCCGACGCCGATACCTGGCCACGTTGGCTGGTGTGGCGACGGTCGGTATGGCGGGGTGTACGACCGACTCTGGCGGCGAGACACCGACGGGGACACAGACCGATCCCGATACCGGGACGGGACAGACGGCGACGACGGCGTCGACAGAGCTACCCGACGCCGTGGGGCTCGACCCGCTGACGACAGCGCTCTCGGCACCGCTGGATGTCGTCTTCCCGTCGGACATCGACGCTCGGTATATCGCCCAACAGGAGGGTATCGTCGCCAGACACGGTCCCGACGGCCTCGCGTCGACGCCGTTCCTGGACCTCCGGGACGCCGTAACCACCGGCGGGGAGAAGGGGGTGCTCGGACTGGCGCTCCATCCCGAATTCGAACAGAACCGTCGGTTCTACGTCCGCTACAGCGCCCCAGGCCGACCGGGGCTCCCCTCGGGATACAGCCACACGTTCGTCCTCAGCGAATTCCGGGCGACTGACGACGGGACGCGGGCCAGACGCGACTCCGAACGCACTCTTTTGGAGATCCACCAGCCACAGAGTAACCACAACGCCGGCTCGATCGCGTTCGGCCCCGATGGGTACCTCTACGTCGGCGTCGGCGACGGCGGAGCCGGCGGGGACCAGGGACGCGGTCACGTCGAGGACTGGTACGACGGCGTCGGCGGCGGCAACGGCCAGGACGTCACGGAGAACCTGCTGGGAAGCATCCTCAGGATCGACGTGGACAACCACGACGATGGGCGGGCGTATGCGATCCCCAAAGAGAACCCGCTTGTCGGCCGGACGGGACTCGACGAACAGTACGCCTGGGGACTCCGCAATCCGTGGCGGTTCTCCTTCGACGGCTCGGAGTTCTTCGTCGGTGACGTCGGGCAGGGTCGCTTCGAGGAGGTCGACCTCGTCGAGCGGGGCGGCAACTACGGCTGGAACGTCCGCGAGGGGACCCACTGTTACCAGGCCTCGGAGTGTCCCGATCGGACGCCAGATTCGGTCCGTGGCGGCGAACCTCTCCGGGACCCGATCGTCGAGTACCCACACGAGGGCGCGCCCGTCAGCGGTCTCTCCGTCATCGGCGGCTACGTCTATCGGGGTGACGCGCTCCCGAGCCTCGACGGGCGGTACGTCTTCGGCGACTACGTCGCGCAGGGGCGACTGTTCGTGGCGAGCCGACCCGCTGCGGGACGGCAGTGGCCGACGACGACCCTCCCGGTGAGGGAGGAAGATACCGGAAAACTCGCCCAGGTTCGATCGTTCGGGCGTGACGCGGACGGCGAACTCTACGTGGTGACAAACGGGGAGTCCGACGCCGGACTCCACCGGATCGTCCCGGCCTGA
- a CDS encoding M28 family metallopeptidase, translating into MTDTAWIGETITSDVGWSHLERLVDIGNRMAGSDGERAAAEATRDALAEYAETVRLEPFDIQGWERGDSGVSADGEPVATADHEVIALPRSPAGDASGELIDLGYGLPEEFEQTDCAGKIVMVRSDVPDWYDRFIHRREKYYRAVDAGAAGFVYRNHVEGMVPPTGSVGTQTDPLGAIPAVGVARETGARLSRRYDGEPVAVSVDCETPAATSRNVHAELGPETEGTVLVTSHVDAHDIAEGALDNGAGTAMLVEVARALAAREGELDRRVEFVAFGAEEVGLVGSERLAAKRDLDTVDAVLNFDGVVRERTLEFHTHDFAAIKEAVDEVSDRLDHATATTPRQGPHSDHWPFVQWGVPGCHVMSETADAGRGWAHTHADTLEKLDVRTLREQAVVLTELAVAFASEGFEPSHRDPKEVARRLEAEGKATGMRLTGDWPYDD; encoded by the coding sequence ATGACGGACACCGCCTGGATCGGCGAGACGATCACGAGCGACGTGGGTTGGTCGCACTTAGAGCGCCTCGTCGACATCGGGAACCGGATGGCCGGTAGCGACGGCGAACGGGCCGCCGCCGAGGCGACCCGGGACGCACTGGCCGAATACGCAGAGACCGTCCGGTTGGAACCGTTCGACATACAGGGCTGGGAGCGGGGCGACAGCGGGGTCTCGGCCGACGGCGAGCCAGTCGCGACGGCCGACCACGAGGTCATCGCGTTACCCCGATCGCCGGCCGGCGACGCCAGCGGGGAACTGATCGACCTGGGCTACGGGCTGCCGGAGGAGTTCGAACAGACGGACTGTGCGGGCAAGATCGTCATGGTCCGCTCGGACGTGCCCGACTGGTACGACCGGTTCATCCACCGTCGGGAGAAGTACTACCGCGCCGTCGACGCCGGCGCGGCCGGGTTCGTCTACCGCAACCACGTCGAGGGGATGGTTCCGCCGACGGGGAGCGTCGGGACCCAGACCGATCCGCTCGGTGCGATCCCGGCGGTCGGCGTCGCCCGCGAGACCGGCGCTCGCCTCTCCCGTCGGTACGACGGCGAGCCGGTCGCCGTCAGCGTCGACTGTGAGACGCCGGCGGCCACGAGCCGGAACGTCCACGCCGAACTCGGCCCGGAGACCGAGGGGACGGTACTGGTGACGAGCCACGTCGATGCACACGACATCGCCGAGGGCGCGCTGGACAACGGCGCCGGGACGGCGATGCTTGTCGAGGTCGCCCGCGCGCTGGCCGCCCGCGAGGGGGAACTAGACCGACGCGTCGAGTTCGTCGCCTTCGGGGCCGAAGAGGTCGGACTGGTCGGCTCCGAGCGGCTGGCAGCGAAGCGGGACCTGGATACAGTCGACGCCGTCCTCAACTTCGACGGCGTCGTTCGCGAGCGCACCCTGGAGTTTCACACCCACGACTTCGCGGCGATCAAGGAAGCCGTCGACGAGGTGTCCGATCGCCTCGATCACGCCACCGCGACGACGCCCCGACAGGGGCCACACAGCGATCACTGGCCGTTCGTCCAGTGGGGAGTGCCCGGCTGTCACGTCATGAGCGAGACCGCCGACGCTGGGCGGGGCTGGGCACACACCCACGCCGACACCCTGGAGAAACTGGACGTGCGAACGCTGCGCGAACAGGCAGTCGTTCTGACGGAACTGGCCGTCGCCTTCGCCAGTGAGGGGTTCGAGCCGAGCCATCGAGACCCCAAGGAAGTCGCCCGACGCCTGGAGGCCGAGGGGAAGGCCACGGGGATGCGACTGACCGGTGACTGGCCGTACGACGACTGA
- a CDS encoding carbohydrate ABC transporter permease has translation MGTKTQQTTVADAVETRLPGNLTMHAGLVGAIALMSAPLVLALVMSTQTTTEVYQVTNLGIGSQGLSNYQTALTEYGFANYMLNSLVMSVVIVVGKVTLSLLAALALVYYDFPFQRGVFMFVLLTLLLPVPVRIVPLFQLMADLGWTNTLLALTGPYIASATAVFLFRQHFMSIPSSLVEAARLDGVGPLTFLVKVLIPMSRGMIAGVAVITFIYAWNQFLWPLVAVTDKSSQVVQVGIRYIQGSAQAGLTRWGLIMAGAVLALLPPLLVLIALHRPLLETFAIQQK, from the coding sequence ATGGGAACGAAAACACAACAGACGACAGTTGCCGACGCGGTCGAGACACGGCTCCCGGGGAACCTCACGATGCACGCCGGACTCGTCGGGGCTATCGCTCTGATGTCGGCCCCCCTCGTGCTCGCGCTCGTGATGAGCACCCAGACCACCACCGAGGTGTACCAGGTGACGAACCTCGGCATCGGCAGTCAGGGACTCAGCAACTACCAGACGGCGCTCACGGAGTACGGGTTCGCGAACTACATGCTCAACTCGCTCGTGATGAGCGTCGTCATCGTGGTCGGCAAGGTCACCCTGTCACTGCTTGCCGCCCTGGCGCTCGTCTACTACGACTTCCCCTTCCAGCGAGGGGTGTTCATGTTCGTCCTGCTGACGCTGTTGCTTCCCGTCCCGGTCCGGATCGTTCCGCTGTTCCAGCTGATGGCGGACCTGGGGTGGACGAACACCCTGCTGGCGCTGACCGGCCCCTACATCGCCAGTGCGACCGCCGTCTTCCTGTTCCGACAGCATTTCATGTCGATCCCCTCGTCGCTGGTCGAGGCGGCACGCCTCGACGGGGTCGGGCCGCTGACGTTCTTGGTCAAGGTGTTGATCCCGATGTCCCGGGGAATGATCGCCGGCGTCGCCGTCATCACGTTCATCTACGCTTGGAACCAGTTCCTCTGGCCGCTGGTCGCGGTCACGGACAAGAGTAGCCAGGTCGTCCAGGTCGGGATTCGCTACATCCAGGGATCGGCTCAGGCCGGACTCACGCGGTGGGGCCTGATCATGGCCGGCGCGGTGTTGGCACTCCTGCCACCGCTGCTCGTCCTGATCGCACTCCATCGGCCGCTCCTCGAAACGTTCGCTATCCAGCAGAAGTGA
- a CDS encoding glycerophosphodiester phosphodiesterase translates to MDADSAPRMIAHRGFAGAAPENTVPAVEYACRHDETDMVEVDVVPTADGTVVCFHDSHLHETDESRGITDAEGTVWETATETVLDARVLGTHATVPTLDAVLDVLPDGVGINVELKHPAGPVAPITDALALAQPRRARGRWQPFVDDVLTVLDGFDGRVLLSSFYEGALAAADAAGSGHPLAVITAESFADGLTTAARYDATAIHPPWQLVTETDVVTEAHDRDMAVNVWTVDTWHRGATLADAGVDGLIADYPGLTAWGSGTAGSVDSR, encoded by the coding sequence ATGGACGCCGATTCCGCCCCCCGCATGATCGCTCACCGTGGCTTCGCCGGCGCTGCCCCCGAAAACACCGTCCCGGCCGTCGAGTACGCTTGCCGGCACGACGAGACCGACATGGTCGAGGTCGACGTGGTCCCCACGGCCGACGGGACGGTCGTCTGCTTTCACGACTCCCATCTCCACGAGACCGACGAGAGCCGAGGGATCACCGACGCCGAGGGGACGGTCTGGGAGACGGCCACCGAGACGGTGCTGGACGCACGCGTCCTCGGCACACACGCGACAGTTCCGACCCTCGATGCCGTCCTCGACGTGCTCCCCGACGGCGTCGGTATCAACGTCGAACTGAAACACCCCGCCGGCCCGGTCGCCCCGATCACCGACGCGCTCGCGCTGGCCCAGCCACGGCGCGCACGCGGGCGGTGGCAGCCGTTCGTCGACGACGTGCTGACCGTGCTGGACGGCTTCGACGGCCGGGTGCTGCTCTCCTCGTTCTACGAGGGCGCGCTCGCGGCGGCCGACGCTGCCGGGAGCGGACACCCCCTCGCCGTCATCACCGCCGAATCCTTCGCTGACGGGCTGACGACGGCGGCTCGCTACGACGCGACGGCGATCCACCCACCCTGGCAACTCGTCACCGAGACCGATGTCGTCACCGAAGCCCACGACCGTGATATGGCAGTCAACGTCTGGACCGTCGACACCTGGCACCGTGGCGCGACCCTCGCCGACGCCGGCGTGGACGGGCTGATCGCCGACTATCCGGGCCTGACTGCCTGGGGCAGCGGGACAGCAGGCTCGGTCGACAGTCGGTAG
- a CDS encoding class I SAM-dependent methyltransferase, which produces MDVPETVRAALADVSVEGTTCLEAGAGVGNTTAGLLGAGARRVYAVTKDRDHARTVRERVGHADGRLHVLQADLRSLPVDAETVDVITAHGLCNVLPPAALDAVVTELSRVATPGCRLVVDDYDPPPADSGVSTLFGLENAAANATTGTPALSFYPSGALRRWFEGAGWEFQRERTLLDPVPWTRSHLSAHTAVIEELAAEDGSAHLRSLRDRARSLVEGIEQESVGRMYSLAFTFPDAD; this is translated from the coding sequence ATGGACGTTCCCGAGACGGTCCGGGCGGCGCTGGCGGATGTCTCCGTCGAGGGCACGACGTGTCTGGAAGCCGGCGCCGGCGTCGGAAACACGACGGCCGGGCTGCTCGGGGCCGGTGCACGGCGGGTGTACGCGGTGACCAAAGATCGGGACCACGCCCGGACGGTCCGTGAGCGGGTCGGCCACGCCGACGGCAGACTCCACGTCCTTCAGGCCGACCTCAGATCCCTCCCCGTCGATGCCGAGACGGTCGACGTGATCACGGCCCACGGACTCTGTAACGTCCTCCCACCGGCCGCCCTCGACGCTGTCGTCACGGAGCTGTCCCGCGTCGCTACCCCGGGCTGTCGGCTCGTGGTCGACGACTACGACCCGCCGCCGGCGGACTCGGGCGTCAGCACGCTGTTCGGGCTGGAGAACGCAGCTGCGAACGCTACTACCGGGACGCCGGCACTCTCGTTTTACCCGTCCGGGGCGCTCCGACGCTGGTTCGAAGGTGCCGGCTGGGAGTTCCAGCGCGAGCGGACGCTGCTCGATCCGGTGCCGTGGACACGCTCACATCTGTCGGCACACACGGCGGTGATCGAGGAGTTGGCTGCCGAAGACGGGTCGGCGCACCTCCGATCGCTCCGCGACAGGGCGAGATCCCTCGTCGAGGGGATCGAACAGGAATCGGTCGGTCGGATGTACAGCCTCGCGTTTACCTTTCCGGACGCCGACTGA
- a CDS encoding DUF7260 family protein, which produces MAETTLPDGPRQYLRVFRHHVREPISDAQGRVAREREEIAAERSAFEAFRTAVADLRPVTVSPSKRQRSVVGLDSQPDQVERLCETFESTVMSVPHYEAVYDESLSQHMLAELGDPAAAVVDSPTNTITPQQRSALLTAIDRTIDDRTAYADVLAEEATALATADSAIKEIVEGLDDVLIQDWYKAEFETRLDEIIRDRQSVVHGRISPSPIDGRSLCVHLYADQPWTFPVLTAVARLQDAVVVE; this is translated from the coding sequence ATGGCCGAAACCACCCTCCCTGACGGCCCACGACAGTATCTCAGGGTCTTCAGACACCACGTTAGAGAGCCCATATCCGACGCACAAGGCAGAGTCGCCCGGGAACGCGAGGAGATCGCGGCCGAGCGGTCGGCCTTCGAAGCGTTCAGGACGGCGGTGGCCGACCTCCGTCCCGTCACAGTGTCGCCGTCGAAGCGTCAGCGGTCCGTCGTCGGTCTCGACAGTCAGCCCGACCAAGTCGAGCGACTGTGTGAGACCTTCGAATCGACTGTGATGAGCGTTCCACACTACGAGGCGGTCTACGACGAGTCGCTGTCGCAACACATGCTCGCCGAACTCGGAGATCCCGCCGCAGCAGTCGTCGACTCGCCCACGAACACGATCACTCCCCAGCAACGGTCTGCGCTTCTGACCGCAATCGATCGGACGATCGACGACCGGACTGCCTACGCGGACGTACTCGCCGAGGAAGCCACCGCGCTCGCGACAGCCGACAGTGCGATCAAAGAGATCGTCGAGGGACTCGACGACGTGCTCATCCAGGACTGGTACAAGGCGGAGTTCGAAACTCGACTCGACGAGATTATCCGGGACCGGCAGTCCGTCGTCCACGGGCGGATCTCCCCGTCGCCGATCGACGGCCGCTCGCTCTGTGTCCACCTCTACGCCGACCAACCCTGGACGTTCCCGGTCCTGACTGCTGTCGCACGGTTGCAGGACGCCGTCGTTGTCGAGTGA